A stretch of Gymnodinialimonas phycosphaerae DNA encodes these proteins:
- a CDS encoding alkane 1-monooxygenase: MIPAETVAKLHRALPFWASLLLIPLIVFVATQGGWWLVIVPLSTWWLFAILDQIAGLELENADLTTSEDQLFWYRAITLLWPPLQFATLFWVIYYATRADHLSGGELAGIAFGLGVAGGTIGINYAHELMHQKSRLERWLGDLLLASVLYSHFRSEHLLVHHRYVGTGRDPVTARYNEGFHRFFPRVLRQSYRSSWEAEKAMLARKGLPAWDGANPFWRYIALQAAFVALAFLIGGWVGVALFVGQAFTAVWQLELTNYIEHYGLTRKHLGGGKYEHVQPRHSWNAAHKASNWLLINLQRHSDHHYKPDRRFPLLQNYTEADAPQFPYGYPVMTAAAMIPPLWKRVMNPRVRRWRAMYYPEITEWKAYNKLTHPTPR, from the coding sequence ATGATTCCGGCTGAAACCGTCGCCAAGCTCCACCGCGCGCTGCCATTCTGGGCAAGCCTTCTGTTGATCCCCCTAATCGTCTTCGTGGCGACTCAGGGCGGTTGGTGGCTGGTGATCGTCCCGCTGTCGACATGGTGGCTGTTTGCGATCCTCGATCAAATTGCGGGGTTGGAGTTGGAGAATGCGGACCTGACGACCTCCGAAGATCAGTTGTTCTGGTATCGTGCCATCACGCTTTTGTGGCCACCGTTGCAGTTCGCCACGCTTTTCTGGGTGATTTACTATGCGACCCGCGCCGATCACCTGAGCGGCGGAGAGTTGGCTGGCATCGCCTTCGGCCTTGGCGTCGCGGGCGGCACCATTGGTATCAACTACGCCCACGAGTTGATGCACCAGAAGTCCAGGCTTGAACGTTGGTTGGGCGATCTGTTGTTGGCCAGTGTCCTCTACAGCCACTTCCGGTCCGAGCATCTGTTGGTCCATCACCGCTATGTCGGCACCGGCCGCGACCCGGTGACGGCGCGCTATAACGAGGGCTTTCACCGCTTCTTCCCCCGCGTGTTGCGGCAATCCTACCGATCGTCCTGGGAGGCCGAGAAAGCCATGCTCGCGCGCAAGGGCCTGCCCGCTTGGGACGGTGCCAACCCGTTCTGGCGCTACATCGCCCTGCAAGCGGCCTTCGTCGCGCTGGCATTTCTGATCGGCGGCTGGGTCGGCGTGGCGCTTTTCGTGGGGCAGGCCTTTACCGCCGTCTGGCAGCTGGAGCTGACAAACTACATCGAGCACTACGGGCTGACCCGCAAACATCTGGGCGGTGGGAAATATGAACACGTCCAGCCAAGGCATTCCTGGAACGCGGCCCACAAGGCCTCGAACTGGTTGCTGATCAACCTGCAACGGCACTCGGACCATCACTACAAGCCGGACCGGCGGTTTCCGCTATTGCAGAACTATACCGAGGCCGATGCGCCGCAGTTCCCCTACGGCTATCCGGTCATGACCGCCGCTGCGATGATCCCGCCCCTATGGAAGCGGGTGATGAACCCGCGCGTGAGGCGGTGGCGGGCGATGTATTATCCGGAGATCACCGAGTGGAAGGCCTATAACAAGCTGACCCATCCGACGCCGCGCTGA
- a CDS encoding S41 family peptidase: protein MKKLMMAAVGGIAGGVLLSTQVAGPLLAQEAERNASVYEQLDLFGDIFERIRQNYVEEVDEAELIEAAINGMLISLDPHSSYISASDFEDMQVQTRGEFGGLGIEVTQEDGFVRVITPMDDTPAMEAGVEAGDFITAVDGEALLGLTLEQAVDLMRGPVGSDIVITIVREGEEQPFDLTITRDRIQLTAVRARLEGNTAVLRVSTFSDQTYPNLRDGLLELIEEVGGLENLNGVVLDLRNNPGGLLTQAIRVSDAFLEQGEIVSTRGREPQDGERYNATPGDMIDGLPMVVLINGGSASASEIVAGALQDHRRAVIVGTNSFGKGSVQSVMPLAGDGAMRLTTSLYYTPSGRSIQALGVAPDIIVEQRDPIEVEEDEDGRPARTEAGLRGAIENSSLTEDQLQQLQEEREAAEATAALRNEDYQLAYAIDILTGLGALGPN, encoded by the coding sequence ATGAAGAAACTGATGATGGCCGCCGTGGGCGGCATTGCGGGTGGGGTGCTGTTGAGCACTCAGGTCGCGGGCCCGTTGCTGGCACAGGAGGCCGAGCGTAACGCCTCGGTCTATGAGCAGCTGGATCTGTTTGGCGATATCTTCGAGCGCATTCGCCAGAACTACGTCGAGGAAGTGGACGAGGCGGAACTGATCGAGGCGGCGATCAACGGCATGCTGATCTCGCTCGATCCGCATTCGTCGTACATCTCTGCCAGCGATTTCGAGGACATGCAGGTGCAGACCCGCGGCGAATTCGGCGGTTTGGGCATCGAGGTGACGCAGGAAGACGGATTCGTGCGCGTCATCACGCCGATGGACGACACGCCCGCCATGGAAGCAGGTGTCGAGGCCGGGGACTTCATCACCGCCGTCGACGGCGAGGCGCTTCTGGGCCTGACCCTTGAGCAAGCCGTTGACCTGATGCGCGGGCCGGTGGGCAGCGATATCGTCATCACCATCGTCCGCGAAGGGGAGGAGCAGCCCTTTGATCTGACGATCACGCGTGACCGGATCCAGTTGACCGCCGTGCGTGCGCGGCTGGAAGGCAACACCGCCGTCCTGCGTGTCTCGACCTTCAGCGACCAGACTTACCCCAACCTGCGCGACGGTCTGCTGGAGCTGATCGAAGAGGTCGGCGGGCTGGAGAATTTGAATGGCGTCGTGCTGGACCTGCGCAACAACCCCGGTGGCTTGCTGACCCAGGCAATCCGTGTGTCCGATGCCTTCCTGGAGCAAGGCGAGATCGTCTCTACCCGGGGCCGCGAGCCGCAGGATGGCGAGCGCTACAACGCCACGCCGGGTGATATGATCGACGGCCTGCCGATGGTGGTGCTGATCAACGGCGGCTCTGCCTCGGCATCCGAGATCGTGGCTGGTGCGCTGCAAGACCACCGCCGCGCGGTGATCGTGGGCACTAACTCGTTCGGCAAAGGTTCGGTTCAGTCGGTGATGCCGCTGGCCGGGGACGGCGCGATGCGCCTGACCACGTCGCTTTACTACACCCCGTCGGGACGCTCGATCCAGGCGCTTGGCGTGGCCCCCGATATCATCGTGGAACAGCGTGATCCGATCGAGGTGGAGGAGGACGAAGACGGCCGTCCCGCCCGCACCGAGGCCGGACTGCGCGGCGCGATCGAGAACTCCAGCCTGACGGAAGACCAGTTGCAGCAGTTGCAGGAAGAGCGGGAGGCCGCAGAGGCCACAGCCGCCCTTCGCAACGAGGATTATCAACTGGCCTATGCCATTGATATCCTGACGGGTCTTGGCGCCTTGGGTCCGAACTAA
- a CDS encoding NAD(P)-dependent oxidoreductase gives MKFAVIGASRGIGRKVVEEALERGHEVRALSRHITAQDISGDGLTALDGDATNATDVANVIEGVDAVILTLGVPKDMRVLKATTLFSDATRTLIAAMEDAGIKRLITVTGFGAGDSKDKLSTPERLTQKAILGGAYADKDLQEQLIRDSDLDWTIARPGILSDNRKSNAYKVLVEKETWRNGLINRADVADFLVTAAENNSHIDQTPALQR, from the coding sequence ATGAAATTCGCAGTGATCGGCGCAAGCCGCGGCATTGGCCGGAAGGTTGTGGAAGAGGCGTTGGAGCGCGGCCATGAGGTGCGCGCCCTGTCGCGCCATATCACGGCGCAAGATATCTCCGGCGATGGCCTTACCGCGCTGGACGGCGACGCCACCAATGCCACCGATGTGGCAAATGTCATTGAGGGGGTGGATGCGGTGATCCTTACCCTCGGCGTGCCGAAGGATATGCGCGTGCTGAAAGCCACGACGTTGTTTTCCGATGCGACCCGCACCCTGATCGCGGCGATGGAGGACGCAGGTATCAAACGCCTGATCACCGTGACGGGGTTCGGTGCGGGCGACAGCAAGGACAAACTCTCCACTCCTGAGCGCCTGACCCAAAAGGCCATTCTGGGCGGCGCCTATGCGGACAAGGATCTGCAAGAGCAACTGATCCGTGACAGCGACCTGGACTGGACCATCGCGCGCCCCGGCATCCTGTCGGACAACCGCAAATCCAATGCCTACAAGGTGCTGGTGGAGAAAGAGACCTGGCGCAATGGGTTGATCAATCGCGCTGATGTTGCCGATTTTTTGGTGACGGCAGCCGAGAACAACAGCCACATCGACCAGACCCCCGCCCTCCAGCGCTGA
- a CDS encoding ribonuclease HII → MGPDFEMERALGGSVAGVDEVGRGPWAGPVTACAVVLDPERVPPGLNDSKKLTEARREALAVQILCVADVSLGWASVEEIDALNIRQATFLAMTRAINGLNAPPTHALIDGNAIPPGLPCPASCVVKGDGRAVSIAAASIVAKVRRDALMKELAVMHPGYGWDTNMGYGTAKHTAGLHHLGVTQHHRRSFAPIRKILCG, encoded by the coding sequence ATGGGACCGGATTTTGAGATGGAGCGCGCCCTTGGCGGCAGCGTCGCTGGCGTAGATGAAGTAGGACGCGGCCCTTGGGCCGGGCCGGTCACGGCCTGTGCGGTGGTGCTGGACCCCGAACGTGTGCCGCCGGGCCTGAACGATTCCAAGAAACTGACCGAGGCGCGGCGTGAGGCGTTGGCGGTTCAGATCCTCTGCGTCGCCGATGTCTCGCTTGGGTGGGCTTCGGTCGAAGAGATCGACGCGCTGAACATTCGCCAAGCCACCTTCCTTGCCATGACCCGTGCGATCAACGGGCTGAATGCGCCTCCGACCCATGCGCTGATCGACGGAAACGCGATTCCGCCGGGCCTGCCCTGCCCCGCGAGTTGCGTCGTGAAGGGCGACGGGCGGGCGGTTTCCATCGCGGCGGCCTCAATTGTGGCCAAAGTACGGCGCGATGCCTTGATGAAAGAGCTTGCCGTGATGCATCCCGGTTACGGTTGGGACACGAACATGGGGTACGGCACGGCAAAACACACGGCTGGCCTACATCATCTAGGGGTCACCCAACATCATCGCCGCAGTTTTGCGCCCATCCGCAAGATATTGTGTGGATAA
- a CDS encoding alpha/beta hydrolase, translating into MANAPYPNLHPDLWALARDMAKDPDPVPEHLRPIAAMRSAVATMEATLPPLAPDILTEDWTLEVNGRAVALRSYGTAHSRPEAMLYIHGGGWSLGSLRGHDHVCADIARDTGLRVVSIDYALAPEFPYPTALTECVAAARYLVSGASPLHDIPTLWLGGDSAGGNLALGTALKTGRAAGLFLIYPATDPTCSAASYDTHANAPYLTRALMHRCWRDYLGGAVPDAYAAPVTADLSALPQAVILTAAIDPLLGDGEALATSLRSASIPVWFEQAEGLIHGFIRWRDRCPAAAEAFSRATRALARAVDPS; encoded by the coding sequence ATGGCAAACGCGCCCTACCCAAACCTGCATCCGGACCTTTGGGCGCTTGCGCGCGACATGGCCAAGGACCCTGATCCCGTACCCGAACACCTGCGCCCGATAGCGGCGATGCGCAGCGCGGTCGCCACGATGGAGGCGACCCTGCCGCCGCTAGCGCCTGACATTTTGACCGAAGATTGGACGTTGGAGGTGAACGGTCGCGCCGTTGCCCTGCGCAGCTATGGGACAGCGCATTCGCGGCCTGAAGCGATGCTCTATATACATGGCGGCGGTTGGAGCCTTGGGTCATTGCGCGGCCACGATCATGTCTGCGCGGACATCGCCCGTGATACGGGCCTGCGGGTGGTCAGCATCGACTATGCCCTCGCGCCCGAGTTCCCCTATCCGACGGCCCTTACCGAATGCGTCGCAGCGGCGCGTTACCTCGTGTCGGGGGCATCGCCCTTGCACGACATCCCAACCCTTTGGCTTGGTGGGGACAGCGCGGGCGGCAATCTTGCCCTCGGCACGGCCCTGAAGACCGGAAGGGCGGCGGGCCTGTTCCTGATCTACCCGGCAACAGATCCGACGTGCAGCGCGGCCTCTTACGACACCCATGCCAACGCGCCCTACCTGACGCGCGCGTTGATGCATCGATGCTGGCGCGACTACCTGGGCGGCGCCGTGCCCGACGCCTACGCCGCGCCTGTCACGGCAGACCTGAGCGCCCTGCCCCAAGCGGTCATTCTGACGGCGGCGATCGATCCGCTCCTCGGGGACGGCGAAGCGCTTGCCACCAGTTTGCGCAGCGCGTCCATCCCCGTCTGGTTTGAGCAAGCCGAAGGGTTGATCCATGGCTTCATCCGCTGGCGCGACCGCTGCCCCGCTGCTGCCGAAGCCTTTTCCCGCGCGACGAGGGCCCTCGCCCGGGCCGTCGACCCGTCATAG
- a CDS encoding cupin domain-containing protein, translating into MTETFSFDWAISPETPDTFFAEYFEKKPMLIKRGQPGYFSDLLSYDDIDRVVSTMGLHVPEINVTRADGNITPTDFAYETGQVDPVRVNQLHADGATVILSGLHERLPALARYCRAMEAAMSARVQTNIYMTPPGNQGFNPHYDGHDVLVLQVAGTKEWRIYGTPVELPLPDQAFERGMDVGEEVQRFVLEPGDAVYIPRGMAHDAVATDETSLHITTGLMFRTWADALAEAVIAKAHREPAMRRALPPGYANYGADLDAYDATFAEVVAMVGDAHVGKLLSGFREEFLTARVPRVEGQMAQLAKLDGLTMDSRVGAHPHIVFGIHDVPDEDQVCLAAQGAEIILPAHAKDAMEYCITTGDFRLGDMGGDLDDAGKMVLVKRFVREGLMRVL; encoded by the coding sequence ATGACCGAGACCTTCAGCTTCGACTGGGCCATTTCGCCCGAAACCCCCGACACCTTCTTCGCCGAGTATTTCGAGAAGAAGCCGATGCTGATCAAGCGGGGCCAGCCCGGGTATTTCTCGGATCTGCTAAGCTACGACGACATCGACCGCGTCGTCTCGACCATGGGTCTGCATGTGCCCGAGATCAACGTGACCCGTGCCGATGGCAACATCACACCCACCGATTTTGCCTACGAGACAGGGCAAGTGGACCCGGTCCGCGTGAACCAGCTGCATGCAGACGGCGCCACCGTGATACTCTCGGGCCTGCACGAACGCCTGCCGGCCTTGGCGCGCTACTGTCGCGCGATGGAGGCGGCGATGTCGGCCCGCGTGCAAACCAACATCTACATGACGCCTCCGGGCAATCAGGGCTTCAACCCCCATTATGACGGCCACGACGTGTTGGTTTTGCAGGTTGCTGGCACCAAGGAATGGCGCATCTACGGCACGCCCGTGGAACTGCCCCTGCCCGATCAGGCGTTCGAACGCGGCATGGACGTGGGCGAAGAGGTGCAGCGCTTCGTGCTGGAGCCGGGTGACGCCGTCTACATTCCGCGCGGCATGGCGCACGATGCCGTCGCAACCGACGAGACGTCGCTGCACATCACGACCGGCCTGATGTTCCGCACCTGGGCCGATGCCTTGGCCGAAGCCGTCATCGCCAAGGCTCACCGGGAACCCGCCATGCGCCGCGCCCTGCCCCCCGGCTACGCCAACTACGGCGCGGACCTGGACGCGTATGACGCGACCTTCGCCGAAGTGGTGGCTATGGTCGGCGACGCCCATGTGGGCAAGCTGCTGTCGGGGTTCCGGGAAGAGTTCCTGACCGCCCGTGTGCCCCGCGTCGAAGGGCAGATGGCGCAGCTGGCCAAGCTCGACGGCCTGACGATGGACAGTCGCGTCGGCGCCCATCCCCACATCGTCTTCGGAATCCATGATGTCCCCGATGAGGATCAAGTTTGCCTCGCGGCCCAGGGGGCCGAGATCATCCTGCCCGCCCACGCGAAAGACGCGATGGAATATTGCATCACCACGGGCGATTTCCGGCTGGGGGATATGGGCGGCGACCTCGACGACGCAGGCAAGATGGTGCTGGTCAAACGCTTCGTGCGCGAAGGGCTGATGCGGGTATTGTGA
- a CDS encoding winged helix-turn-helix domain-containing protein, which translates to MPDNTTSVSDTRIASTRVVQLGILAVVAVLVTSAVLLFVNLPDADAFNEAVVQVFEVNDVRNPDAIRMLEVLAQSGTTFSKVLASYRAVIFVLMIFATALLVACLVFLITIITLNRRMGEIERQGIQVSSLILSREERVVLINNLEFKLTDAAMETLSVLAEARLDDDILTGAQIEAMVSGKLESDVDEAAGATRIKRLRDTLGNQMVSELLVKNIARRGYILAIDKDVIKMM; encoded by the coding sequence ATGCCGGACAATACTACCTCCGTTTCTGACACACGGATCGCGTCCACACGCGTCGTACAATTGGGCATTCTGGCGGTCGTCGCGGTTCTTGTGACGTCCGCCGTTTTGCTATTCGTGAACCTGCCCGACGCCGATGCCTTCAACGAGGCCGTCGTCCAGGTGTTCGAGGTCAACGACGTTCGCAACCCCGACGCCATCCGCATGCTGGAGGTCCTGGCGCAATCCGGCACCACCTTCTCCAAGGTGCTGGCCAGCTACCGCGCGGTGATCTTCGTGCTGATGATCTTTGCCACCGCCCTGTTGGTCGCCTGTCTGGTGTTCCTGATCACGATCATCACGCTCAACCGCCGCATGGGCGAGATCGAGCGTCAGGGCATTCAGGTCTCGTCCCTGATCCTGTCGCGCGAAGAGCGTGTGGTGCTGATCAACAACCTGGAATTCAAGCTGACCGATGCGGCGATGGAAACACTGTCCGTGCTGGCGGAAGCGCGGCTGGACGATGACATCCTGACCGGCGCGCAGATCGAGGCGATGGTATCCGGCAAGCTGGAATCCGATGTGGATGAGGCGGCAGGAGCCACGCGCATCAAGCGCCTGCGCGACACGCTCGGCAACCAGATGGTGTCCGAGCTGTTGGTGAAGAACATCGCCCGGCGCGGCTATATTCTGGCGATCGACAAAGACGTCATCAAGATGATGTAG
- the mutY gene encoding A/G-specific adenine glycosylase — translation MREDQIGRALLDWYDAHARDLPWRVPPQSGENADPYRIWLSEIMLQQTTVVTVKAYFERFTARWPTVHALAAEEDAEVMGEWAGLGYYARARNLLKCARAVVAEHGGQFPQTEAQLLTLPGVGPYTAAAVASIAFQQPAAVMDGNIERVMARLFAVDDPLPGSKPALKEHATRLTPMARSGDHAQALMDLGATICTPKSPACGICPLMRACAARKAGIAAELPRKAPKKPKPTRQGYVYVARRADGAILLETRAEKGLLGGMLAFPTSDWSQTPTEAPPFAADWHDPGLEVRHTFTHFHLRLALRLAEATLDTSPQRGEFMPRALFKPSSLPTLMRKAYNLSETRDDSG, via the coding sequence GTGCGTGAAGATCAGATAGGGCGCGCATTGTTGGACTGGTATGACGCGCACGCGCGGGATTTGCCATGGCGGGTTCCCCCGCAATCGGGCGAAAACGCCGATCCCTATCGGATCTGGCTTAGCGAAATCATGTTGCAGCAGACCACCGTGGTGACAGTGAAGGCCTATTTCGAGCGGTTCACCGCGCGCTGGCCCACTGTCCACGCCCTTGCGGCGGAAGAAGATGCAGAGGTGATGGGCGAATGGGCCGGCCTTGGCTACTACGCACGGGCCCGTAACCTTCTGAAATGCGCCCGCGCCGTGGTGGCCGAGCATGGTGGTCAGTTTCCGCAGACAGAGGCGCAGTTGCTGACCCTGCCCGGCGTTGGCCCTTATACCGCTGCGGCCGTCGCCTCGATTGCGTTCCAACAGCCCGCCGCCGTCATGGACGGCAATATCGAGCGTGTCATGGCCCGCCTTTTCGCCGTGGACGACCCGTTGCCCGGCAGCAAACCAGCCCTCAAAGAGCACGCCACGCGGCTGACGCCAATGGCGCGTTCCGGCGATCACGCCCAGGCGCTGATGGACCTTGGCGCCACGATCTGCACCCCGAAATCACCCGCCTGCGGGATTTGCCCGCTAATGCGGGCCTGCGCCGCGCGCAAGGCGGGCATCGCGGCGGAATTGCCCAGGAAAGCGCCGAAAAAGCCCAAGCCCACACGGCAGGGCTACGTCTATGTCGCGCGCCGCGCCGATGGCGCGATCTTGCTGGAAACGCGGGCCGAAAAAGGCCTGCTGGGGGGCATGTTGGCCTTTCCCACCAGCGACTGGTCCCAGACCCCGACAGAAGCGCCGCCCTTTGCGGCAGACTGGCACGATCCCGGCCTTGAGGTCCGCCACACCTTCACCCATTTCCATCTACGCCTTGCCCTGCGTCTGGCCGAGGCCACCTTGGACACGTCGCCGCAGCGGGGCGAATTCATGCCCCGCGCCCTATTCAAGCCGTCCTCCCTGCCTACTCTGATGCGCAAAGCCTACAACCTGAGTGAGACGAGAGATGATTCCGGCTGA
- a CDS encoding RNA pyrophosphohydrolase, which translates to MAPWVRTKVSDPLPYRPCVGVVLTNADGRIFAGQRANMDTPAWQMPQGGIDEGEDPLAAAYRELEEETGVGRDHVTFVQQTADWLAYDFPDELPMRWKEKYRGQTQMWVHFRLDAPDSVINLNHKDVEFSAWRWMTKREILTVIVPFKRAIYKAVLKEFAL; encoded by the coding sequence TTGGCGCCTTGGGTCCGAACTAAGGTGTCAGACCCCTTACCTTATCGCCCGTGCGTGGGGGTCGTCTTGACCAACGCGGACGGGCGTATCTTTGCCGGGCAACGGGCAAATATGGATACGCCCGCATGGCAGATGCCACAGGGTGGGATCGACGAGGGCGAAGATCCTTTGGCCGCCGCTTACCGAGAGTTGGAGGAAGAGACAGGCGTAGGACGCGACCACGTGACCTTCGTGCAGCAGACCGCCGATTGGCTGGCCTATGATTTCCCCGATGAATTGCCGATGCGGTGGAAGGAAAAGTACCGCGGCCAAACCCAGATGTGGGTGCATTTCCGGTTGGACGCGCCTGACAGTGTCATCAACCTGAACCACAAGGATGTGGAGTTCAGCGCGTGGCGATGGATGACAAAGCGGGAAATCCTGACTGTGATCGTCCCGTTCAAACGCGCTATCTACAAGGCAGTTCTCAAGGAGTTTGCCCTATGA
- a CDS encoding murein hydrolase activator EnvC family protein, with protein MTAREASRMLEDAAAGLRDADGARDRVEALTETVRAYEHGLDALRAGIRDAALRERTILLVFDAERERLARLLGVLQRIEEAPAPATLLHPEGPLGTARLGMIVADVTPAVAREARALREQLEELAVLRALQDGAMGQLEAALVGVQDARSALSQAIADRVDLPERFAQDPDAMARILESVDSLGSFAAMLAETPAPAVDTIRDFASARGSLPLPALGSVVRGFNEFDAAGISRPGALLAVPQNALLVAPWPASVRYAGPLLDYGNVIILEPQGYYLLILAGAGDLFVTAGELVPSGAPLGLMPDAEGEIDEELIVSDALGGGVALTETLYMELRQGGSPVNPMEWFAAQ; from the coding sequence ATGACGGCACGGGAAGCAAGCCGGATGCTGGAGGACGCGGCGGCGGGATTGCGCGACGCCGATGGCGCGCGCGACCGGGTCGAGGCGTTGACCGAGACGGTGCGCGCCTATGAACATGGGCTGGACGCCTTGCGCGCAGGCATTCGCGACGCAGCCCTGCGCGAACGCACGATCCTGTTGGTCTTCGATGCGGAGCGGGAACGGTTGGCGCGGCTGTTGGGGGTCTTGCAGCGGATCGAGGAGGCGCCCGCGCCCGCAACGCTGTTGCATCCTGAGGGGCCGCTTGGGACCGCGCGGCTGGGGATGATCGTGGCCGATGTCACGCCTGCTGTGGCACGCGAAGCGCGCGCCTTGCGCGAGCAGCTTGAAGAACTGGCCGTGTTGCGCGCCCTGCAAGACGGCGCCATGGGGCAGTTGGAGGCCGCGCTTGTGGGTGTGCAGGACGCACGGTCCGCGTTGAGCCAGGCCATTGCCGACCGGGTGGATTTGCCCGAGCGCTTCGCGCAAGACCCCGACGCCATGGCGCGGATCCTGGAGAGCGTCGACAGCCTTGGCAGTTTCGCCGCGATGCTGGCCGAGACGCCCGCGCCCGCCGTCGATACGATCCGGGACTTCGCAAGCGCCCGCGGGAGTTTGCCGCTGCCCGCCCTTGGCTCGGTGGTGCGGGGCTTCAACGAGTTTGACGCGGCCGGCATCTCACGCCCCGGAGCGCTACTGGCAGTGCCGCAAAATGCCCTGTTGGTGGCCCCATGGCCCGCCTCGGTCCGCTATGCAGGGCCGCTTCTGGATTACGGAAATGTCATTATCCTTGAGCCGCAGGGCTACTATCTTCTTATTCTGGCAGGGGCGGGCGATCTGTTCGTGACCGCCGGAGAATTGGTTCCCTCAGGTGCACCGTTAGGCCTCATGCCGGACGCAGAGGGCGAAATCGACGAGGAATTGATCGTATCCGATGCGCTTGGCGGTGGTGTCGCGCTGACGGAAACGCTTTATATGGAACTCAGACAAGGCGGGAGCCCGGTGAACCCGATGGAATGGTTCGCTGCACAATAG
- a CDS encoding site-specific DNA-methyltransferase has product MTTKTKEKAAQALPLNTILAGDCIEVMNGLPEASVDLIFADPPYNLQLKGDLHRPNNSLVDAVDNDWDQFDSFKAYDAFTRAWLAAAKRLLKPGGAIWVIGSYHNIFRVGAELQTQGYWILNDVVWRKSNPMPNFRGKRFTNAHETMIWASKDEGSKYTFNYEALKELNEGIQMRSDWVLPICNGGERLKDDKGDKAHPTQKPESLLHRVLVGSTNPGDVVLDPFFGTGTTGAVAKALGREYIGIEREAAYREVAERRLARVRKFDKSAIAVTTPKRAEPRVPFGQLVERGLLRPGEMLTSPRGQLAKVRADGTLIADDVKGSIHKVGAELEGAPSCNGWTYWAFKRDGKNVSIDVLRQQIRAEMSE; this is encoded by the coding sequence ATGACAACAAAAACCAAAGAGAAGGCGGCGCAAGCGCTGCCCTTGAACACTATTCTTGCCGGTGACTGCATCGAAGTGATGAACGGCTTGCCGGAGGCGTCGGTCGATCTGATCTTCGCAGACCCCCCCTATAATTTGCAGCTGAAGGGCGATCTGCATCGCCCCAACAACAGCCTTGTCGATGCCGTCGACAACGACTGGGACCAGTTCGACAGCTTCAAGGCCTATGACGCTTTCACCCGCGCATGGCTTGCGGCAGCGAAACGCCTGCTGAAGCCCGGTGGCGCAATCTGGGTAATTGGCAGCTACCACAACATCTTCCGTGTCGGCGCCGAGTTGCAGACCCAGGGCTACTGGATCCTCAACGACGTGGTCTGGCGCAAGTCCAACCCGATGCCCAACTTCCGTGGCAAGCGCTTCACCAACGCCCACGAGACGATGATCTGGGCCTCCAAGGACGAGGGATCGAAGTACACCTTCAACTACGAGGCCCTGAAAGAGTTGAACGAGGGCATCCAGATGCGCTCGGACTGGGTTCTGCCGATCTGCAATGGCGGCGAACGTCTGAAGGACGACAAGGGCGACAAGGCGCATCCGACGCAGAAGCCCGAATCATTGCTGCATCGTGTGTTGGTCGGCTCCACCAATCCCGGCGACGTGGTGTTGGATCCGTTCTTCGGCACGGGAACCACCGGCGCCGTCGCCAAGGCCTTGGGCCGCGAATACATCGGGATCGAGCGGGAGGCCGCCTACCGCGAGGTCGCAGAACGCAGGCTTGCCCGTGTGCGCAAGTTCGACAAATCCGCCATCGCCGTCACAACCCCGAAACGTGCTGAGCCGCGCGTGCCCTTCGGCCAACTCGTGGAGCGTGGCCTGCTGCGCCCTGGCGAGATGCTGACCAGCCCAAGAGGTCAGCTGGCCAAGGTCCGCGCGGACGGCACGTTGATTGCCGATGACGTAAAGGGCTCGATCCACAAGGTCGGGGCCGAGCTGGAGGGTGCGCCTTCGTGCAACGGCTGGACCTATTGGGCCTTCAAACGTGACGGCAAGAACGTCTCGATCGACGTGCTGCGCCAGCAGATCCGCGCGGAAATGTCCGAGTAA